TGGACATCGCCTCGCGAACATCCGCAGGGACCTTAGGGTCGTTGGCCATGAAATACATCAGCCCCTGTTGATAGACCCTATGCTCATCGATGATCTCTTGACGACGTTCGTAATCGGCATCGGGATAATCGTAGTTCATGCCGATGTTATCGGTGCTGAAGGGACCGTGGTTGTTGGTGTCGGTCTTATGATTCGGCATCGGATCGAACTTGCGAAACATCTCCCGCCAGCCGGAATCGAAGACGCGGACCAACAACTGATACCTCGCCCGGTCGTAACCCTCGGGCTTCGGAAACGGAATCCGATTCTCGGGCACGTCGGTCAAACACATGCGGAAACAATACGCCTGCACGCGATGATCCCCTTCGCCGCGAGTGCCTGGCGGTTCGTCGCTGATCCCCGGCAACAATTTGCCCCCGGTATCGCCCGCTTTGATATAGGGATCGATAGGTTCCTTGAACCAATGCGCATGATGCAACACGCCGACCTGATTGCCGTTCCAAGTCTCGTCGTACACCGAATTCGCTTCGCGGCCGACGTGGTAGTCGACGCCGGCGGCGGCCATCAAATCGCCTTCGTAAGTCACGTCGACAAACATCTTGCCGTGAAAAACATCGCCAGCGAGGGTCCGAATCGATTTGATCCGCCCCTCTTTTTTGACCACACCGCCATCGCGATCGAGCCATTGATCGCGGTAGACGGGAATCTTCTCTTCCGCGACCCAGTTGTCGTAGATCTGTTCCGCCACATGCGGCTCGAAGACCCACATCCGCGCCTCATCCCCATCGCCGCCAAGCCCGCTCTGATTGCGATTGCCAAACTTCGACTGCTCTTCCCAATTCCAAGCCTCAGGATTTTGGTAGTGCTTCCAAACGCGATGATAAAACTCGCCGCTCAATCCACCGATCGCGGCTTTGTTTCCCGAATCGGTCCACCCCAGCCCGCCTGCGGTCAGCCCGCCGAGGTGCTTGTCGGGACTGACGATCACCACCGAACGCCCCATCTGTTTGGCTTGAACCGCCGTGGTCACCGCGGCGCTGGTGCCGCCATAGATCACGATGTCGTGATGGTATTCTTTGGCAAAGGCGTGGGAAAATGAGAGGCTTAGCAGCGCAGCGGTTGTGCAGAATAGGGACTTGATTTGCATGAGGGGGAGGATCTGCAAAAGGCGTTAAGAAAGCGGATGCAACGGCGGGCAATGAAACGCACGGACGAGAGACATTCTGGTCGCTCCGCTGCCAACAAGCAAGCTTTGCAGCGAAACGGTCCATAGGACAGAATTTACCAAACACCTCTGAAGCGGCTGGATGCATCGGAGAAGTTCGACCGGTCGCTTTGGTGCAATGATCGTAGCATCAATCGGGGTCGCCACACCGCTTCGAGAATGATTCCGCAGAGCGAAAAGAACGATGAATCAGTGGCTGCGGGATGGGCCCGAACTCGATACTCGACCAAAATCCACGTGCCTTGCGATGGCGACGAAACGTTGCTCGGAATCGCGGCGACTGACGGTTAACGTCATCAGTCGACGGACCTTGAGAATCTCATCGCAAACTGTGAACCGAGGCTTCATCGCGACGACAGTCGCCTGAGGTGATAACAGGAGACAAGCGATACGGCAGTAACGCGATCCGCCAGCTATTCGGCGACCGTCAGATCGATCCGGTCATCGGATCAAAGACTTAAGAATCACGCGATGCGAACTTTGATCGCAATACTTACCGCCGACGCAAGAGTTACGAACGACCGATCGGCTGGCTCAAAACATCTCGCCGAGTGGCCACGCGATAAGACAAACTTGCCTGTCCCTACCTTCGTTTTCGTTCAACTCGCCGCCAGGCGGCGAGTGCTCAAACTGCTTTAGAAGAAAACAGAGCCTAGAGTTTTTCGGCCATTTCCTGAGCTTTTGCCTTAATGGCTGCCGCGTCCGAGAGGGCGCTTAACTGCTCAAAATCGGCCAACAGCTCTTGAGTCTTCTCTGGTGGATAGTTCTCGCCAAGTCCCTCCAGCTCCCCTAGGAGCTGGGCCTTCTGATCGGAGAGCTTGCCCGTGGCCGCAATTTTTTCCAAAGTAACCTTCGCGTCGAGCGGGGGCTGCTGGACCGCCTGTCCCGTTTCGCGAACCTCGCCACAGCCAATGACCGCAGTCAAGAACAGCATCACACATACGAACCGCACTACCGACGTCATACTTTATCCCTCTGGAAAGAAAACCCGTTAAGCTTGAATTGGTGAACTACGATGCTCACGGAACCGAGACGACTTCCCCGCCGTTCCTGCTACCCAAGCCGTGGTAGACTTGCAGATCAGTGGTTTCGGCGATCATACGCACCGATGCATCCGCCAAGGCGAAGTTAACGCCGCCGGGGTGACGACTGCGGGCTGGATAAACGCCTTGGCTACTGCCGACCGCAGAATTCACCGTGCAAGCGGGGTACTTCCAGTTTGGCGGCGCAAGGGTGTTAAAGACGGTGTACGTGAAAATGCCCCGGTTGTAGCGCATGCCCGAGATGCTGCGGTGCGAGAGAGAACCAGAACTGCCACCGGCATCGCAGGCCGCCCCGGCGGTTTCAACCTGGGACTGCGTAATCGGTCCTTGCTGTGTCGAGTCGTTAATCCCGCTCCACGCCAGGCCAGCTACGGTATCCGTCTCGGCGCGATAGGTC
Above is a genomic segment from Rosistilla ulvae containing:
- a CDS encoding FAD-dependent oxidoreductase; protein product: MQIKSLFCTTAALLSLSFSHAFAKEYHHDIVIYGGTSAAVTTAVQAKQMGRSVVIVSPDKHLGGLTAGGLGWTDSGNKAAIGGLSGEFYHRVWKHYQNPEAWNWEEQSKFGNRNQSGLGGDGDEARMWVFEPHVAEQIYDNWVAEEKIPVYRDQWLDRDGGVVKKEGRIKSIRTLAGDVFHGKMFVDVTYEGDLMAAAGVDYHVGREANSVYDETWNGNQVGVLHHAHWFKEPIDPYIKAGDTGGKLLPGISDEPPGTRGEGDHRVQAYCFRMCLTDVPENRIPFPKPEGYDRARYQLLVRVFDSGWREMFRKFDPMPNHKTDTNNHGPFSTDNIGMNYDYPDADYERRQEIIDEHRVYQQGLMYFMANDPKVPADVREAMSKWGLPKDEFLDNGGWPHQLYIREARRMIGEYVMTEHDCLDRKETPDSVGMGSYTLDSHNVRRYVTADGQVQNEGDIGVHLPRPYEIAYGAIVPKKSQCENLLVPVCVSSSHIAFGSIRMEPVFMILGQSAATAASIALERNEAVQDVPYQLLQQRLVDDGQVLLMDDPHRVSSRKLPGVVVDDNAAKLVGSWSHSATNQKFVDSGYVHNQNEQQGERLARFETELKPGRYEVRVSYPANNNRSTMVPVKVVHAEGESTHSINQRKTPEIDGLFTKIGAFDFGSSATVEIGTQGSNGYVIADSVQFVPVTK